From the Scyliorhinus canicula chromosome 4, sScyCan1.1, whole genome shotgun sequence genome, the window TTCGGCGCTGTCACGCGACCTGAAGggggccttggagaacgcttacccgaacatcagaggctgaatgcccttgacttctgaagtattccccgactggaagggaacattcctgcctggcgaatgttgtgcgatgtccgttcattcgttgtcgcagcgtcttcATCATGTCGCCAATCTAccatgcttcaggacatcctttcattCAGCGagtgaggtagacaacattagcCAAGTCACacaagtatgtaccacgtacctggtgggtggtgctcccatgtgtaATTGTGGTGTCCATGCCAATGATCTAGCATGTCttacagagattgccatggcagggttgtgtggtgtcgtggtcgttgttctgaaggctgagtaatttgctgcaaacaatggtttggttgaggttgcgcgattgtttgaaggcaagtagtgggggtgtgggtatgaccttggcaagatgttcgtcttcatcgatcatgtgttgaaggctgcgaagaagatgtcatagtttctccattctggggaagtactggacgacgaagggtccTCTGTCGTTTGTGtgccgtgtttgtcttctgaggagatcaGTGCAgctttttgctgtggtgcgttggaactgttgacCGATAAGTCGAGCCCCATATCCTTCGCACCCACGGTGAAGAATAGCTGAAACAactacatgatgacatcaataagttccatcgcACCATCAgattcaccatggactactctccaaaatcggttgcattcttggacacacacaGCTCCATCAAgaatggtcacctcagcactccacattaccacaagcccacggataacctcacgatgctccacgtcttcagcttccaccctaaatacATTAAAGagactatgacatcttcttcgcagccttcaacacgtcatcgatgaagatgaacatcttgccaaggccatctccATACtcgcactacttgccttcaaacaactgcgcaacctcaaacaaaccattgtttgcaggaaactacccagccttcagaatagcgatcacaacatgacacaaccctgccatggcaattgctgcaagatgtgccagatcttcgacatgggtaccactattacacatgggaacagcagccaccaggtatgcggtacatactcgtgtgacacagccaacattgtctacctcatactctgcaggaaaggatggCCCAAAGCATGGTACATtcgcgagaccatgcagatgctgcgacaatggatgaacggacatcgcaggACATTTGCCagtcaggaatgttcccttccagtcggggaacacttcagctgtcaagggaattcagcctctgatctttgggtaagcattctccaaggcagcgtTCAGGATGCGCGAGAGCGCAGAATTGCTGCCCAGAAACCTatagccaggttccgcacacacgagtacagcctcaaccgggatatTGGCTTCATGTCGCATCAcattcacaccccctcccaccatgtGGCCTggccttgcgaaatcctaccaactgtcctggaatgagacaattcacagctctttaacctgggattacccctctctctggatctgtaaagaattaattacctgcaaatggtcACATTCAAAGTCTTACATCTTCAACTTtgtctatatctatgtttctggaacctacctcttcattcaactgaggaaggatcagtgctccgaaagctagtgatttgaaacaaatctgttggattttaacctggtgtcgtaagacttcttactgtgctcaaatgAGTCCAATGCCGGCAACTGGACATCATACATACGAGGCGCAGAGGATGAACGCTGATTAGGTGAGCAAAGAATCGAGTTGAAAAACATACCACGATGCGCAATCAATGAACAGTTAGGGTTGTGGCACTTGTGGTTGAGAAAAAGGTGAACCCATGTAGGAAATAATTAAGTGTTGTAACAGAGAGAGATTTTATTGTTGGTACTCAGAAGGAACGTATTAAATGCACATTATTTTAATATATGGGGTTGTCTTCTCATCTAGCGTGTAGGAAACGTCAAACGTTCAATAGAACTCACATTTCAAAGCATGGACAACTACTTTTCAGAAAAATTCTACAAAATAGATTGGGCACAGGCCTGGAAAATGGTGTGGGTATTATAGTTGCACACCATTAAAAGGCACATCAAGATTACTCTCGTTCGAGGACCAGCTCAGCTTTAACAATTTATGGTGTCATTATTGATAAGAACGCGTTGTGTCGCTGTCCACCAATAAGACTCAGAAATGGGCGAGAGATCCATTGCTCCACCCCCATCAAAGAAGGTGAGCAGAATCACAGAAATCGGAATAGGTTGGCTGCGCTCAGATTGTGCGTGGACTTAACGTAGGTTAGAGCGAAATACTTGGTGAATTCGACCGTTCAAGATACCGGAAGGCTGATGAACAGCACCAAGTGGTCAGAGTAACCGGCCGCAAACCGACATTGGTGCTTTTGTGAGCTTTCCAGCCAGGGAACAATGGCGGATTCACAAAGCAACAACGCCTGGAAATTCATGGTGATGGTTTTTGTTGTATTCATTTGTGCACTGGATGTGGTTTCTGCGCAGATTCGTTATTCGGTTCCCGAGGAAATGAAGCAAGGAACTGTAATTGGTAATATTGCTGAAGATTTGGGGCTGAATATTGCAACATTGTCAGGTCGGAAAGGTCGGCTGGTTGCTGACTACACAAAACACTATTTGGAAGTAAATTTGGAAAATGGCTTGTTACTTGCAAATGAAAGAATAGACAGAGACAAGCTTTGTGGACCAATCACTACATGTGTTCTTTCCTTCCAAATAGTGTTTGAAAATTCTCCAGAGATGTACCGCGGTGAAGTGGAGATTCTTGATATAAATGATAATTCGCCCAGTTTCCCGGAGAGTGTCACTCTCTTACAAATGGCCGAAAACATAGCGCCAGGCTCCATCTTTCCGCTAGAGAGCGCTCTCGATCCAGACGTAGGGACAAATGCAGTCACCGTTTACAAGATCAGCCCCAATGAACACTTCGGTATAAAAGTGGAGACTGCAGAGGGCGGTACTAAAATTGTCGAGTTGTTATTGGAGAAACCGTTGGATCGCGAACGGCAGTCATCCTTTCAGCTGATGCTGACGGCCACTGACGGAGGGAGTCCTCCCAGATCTGGGACCGCGCGGATTCTCATCACTGTGCTGGATATCAACGACAATGCGCCTGCGTTCGATAGCAAGACCTACAAGGGCAGCCTGATAGAAAACTCACCCAGAGGTACCTTGGTAATTTCAGTCCATGCCATTGATCCAGACGAAGGTTCGAACGGGCAGGTAACTTATTCTTTCAGTAACCGTGTttcacagaaaatgcaggaactgTTTAGTTTGGATCCTCGAACAGGAGAGATTCGTGTTCAGGGCATCATTGATTATGAAGGAGCAAGCAGTTATTCACTTGATGTTCAAGCTGTAGACAATGGTTCACCGGCAATTGCAGGACATTCTAAAGTGTTTATTAACCTAATAGATGTCAATGATAACGCCCCTGGGATAAAAGTGACCATCGTGTCTAGCAGAGTACCAGAGGATGCTGCTCCCGGGACTGTGACAGCACTCGTCAATGTAATCGACCGAGATTCTGGGAAAAATGGGCAGGTGTACTGCGAGATCCAGAACAGCGTTCCCTTTAAACTTCAAACATCTTCGAGTGGTCATTACAAAGTGATAACCAGTGACACGTTGGACCGTGAAACAACCCCTCTGTACAACATAGCTATTTTAGCCAGGGACTCGGGGTCTCCTCCACTGTCAACAAATAAAACCATTCAGATAACGGTGTCTGATATAAACGATAACGCCCCAAGGTTTGCTCGACCCATGGACACAGTGTATGTGATGGAGAACAACGCTCCCGGTGCTTCCATTTTCGCAGTGACTGCTttcgatcctgaccaggatcAGAATTCCTACGTCACTTACTCTTTCATAGACAAGCTGATTCAAGAGTTACCATTGTCAAATTACCTCAATCTTAATTCGATGAACGGGACCTTTTACGCGCTACGCTCTTTTGACTACGAGCGAGTTAAAAACTTCCAGATACAAGTCCAAGCCCGAGACGCTGGCGTTCCCCCTCTGAGCAGCAGCGCAACATTGAATGTGATCATCCTGGATCAGAATGACAACGCTCCGGTAATTGTGTCACCTTCAGCACAGAGCGgatcagcaggagtggaggttgtGCCTCAGTCAGCGGGCCAGGGATACCTGGTCACCAAGATAATCGCAACTGATGCTGATTCCGGTCAGAACGCACGGCTCCTCCATCAGGTGTTGAAAGCCACTGATCCCAGTTTGTTCATCGTGGGGCTTCACTCTGGAGAAATCAGAACAGCCCGAGTAATTTTGGAGCAGGATTCTACCACCCAGAGCCTTGTGATCTTGGTGAAGGATAATGGACAGCCGAGTCGCTCCAGCACGGCTACAATCCACTTTTCAATCTCGGGCAATGTTACTGAAATCTTCTCCGAACGTAGCAACTTAGTGACAAATCCTGAATATGTCTCTGATACAAATCTTTATTTAATTGTCATTTTAGGCTCAACTTCCTTTATATTTCTTGtaaccatcattttgctgattggCATCAAGTGTAAACAGGACAGAAATACTCCTGAAGACTACAACTCCCCCGGTATGTGCTATGGACTGGACGATTCTAAAAATTCCTTTAATCTGAGACCCACACTGAAAGAATCTTTAAATTATACTGGAGCTGGAGAAAATATTCGCATCCCGGACGCGCATCATTATTCAGTTTGTCTGTCTCCTGAATCAGCAAAGAgcgattttctgtttttgaagcCCTACACACCGCCCATGTATCAGGACGAATGTTAAATTGTAAAGGTTTCACAACACTGAAGCAGGGTGAAATTAATGGCCATCTCTGTTAACTGTCTCTGCCGGTTGAATTCCTGAAACTATTTTCCTACCTTGACGATCTCTATCATAAAATGAAAGGATCGTTCTTGTCCTGTAACTGACAAATGTTTTTCATCAAAAGATATGGTCTAAAATAAAAGGCTACATGATACTAAAGCGATGTGTCTGAAACTGTCGTCTATTAACTAGGAAGGGAACCCGACAGACGAGACATTTTCCGAGCTACACAACCAGGATTGTTGTTAGGTCCGCTCCAAAATTGATCACGAGGCATTGATACCTGAATGTATCGGATAATTTCCCTTCACGGTTTACAATTTGAAATCCGAGCTTAAACGATTGGACGTACCTTAACCCCTCACAACGTCGAAAAGGGTAATGGGCGAGCTTTACATTTCATAGCTTTTTCAATCGATTCTTGTGGTGACTTCCACACAGATGCTCGACTGAAGGTATTTCATAATGACGCGCGGAATTGGAAATTGGCGCAAATCTACTTTCACAGTGCCGCATATTAGTTTGATAAAGTATAATACATTTACGGACCCTGCATACACGAATGTAACAGCCGAGAGAAGAAGTAAGCGCCGAAAAATACTGTTTGATCTGCATGATTCACTCCATTTCTATAAGTGCGAAAATATTGTCTGCACTTAAAGAATTACATAATTTACATGGAATGTACTATACAGAAAACTTGCTTCTGGTCCAGTAGGTCCATATCAGTTCCCCCCGCCTTCAGTTTTCAAACTTAATCTGGAATACTTTTTCATAATTACTGCTGGGATGTCCTTTGGTTTAGAACTGACATTATCCTGATCCTAATTTTAAAAGAACTAATTTCagcgatgtgggcgtcgctggttaggccagcagttattgcccctccctagttgcccttcagaaggtggtggtgagttgcattcttgaaccactgcagtccttcagtagtattattattattattattattattcagatgtatgtacactcacagtgctgttagagggggagttccaggattttggcattgtgacagcgaaggaacggcgatatatttccaagactgaTTTCcctgagtgactttgaggggaacctccTGGCGGTGGCGTC encodes:
- the LOC119965471 gene encoding protocadherin-10-like yields the protein MADSQSNNAWKFMVMVFVVFICALDVVSAQIRYSVPEEMKQGTVIGNIAEDLGLNIATLSGRKGRLVADYTKHYLEVNLENGLLLANERIDRDKLCGPITTCVLSFQIVFENSPEMYRGEVEILDINDNSPSFPESVTLLQMAENIAPGSIFPLESALDPDVGTNAVTVYKISPNEHFGIKVETAEGGTKIVELLLEKPLDRERQSSFQLMLTATDGGSPPRSGTARILITVLDINDNAPAFDSKTYKGSLIENSPRGTLVISVHAIDPDEGSNGQVTYSFSNRVSQKMQELFSLDPRTGEIRVQGIIDYEGASSYSLDVQAVDNGSPAIAGHSKVFINLIDVNDNAPGIKVTIVSSRVPEDAAPGTVTALVNVIDRDSGKNGQVYCEIQNSVPFKLQTSSSGHYKVITSDTLDRETTPLYNIAILARDSGSPPLSTNKTIQITVSDINDNAPRFARPMDTVYVMENNAPGASIFAVTAFDPDQDQNSYVTYSFIDKLIQELPLSNYLNLNSMNGTFYALRSFDYERVKNFQIQVQARDAGVPPLSSSATLNVIILDQNDNAPVIVSPSAQSGSAGVEVVPQSAGQGYLVTKIIATDADSGQNARLLHQVLKATDPSLFIVGLHSGEIRTARVILEQDSTTQSLVILVKDNGQPSRSSTATIHFSISGNVTEIFSERSNLVTNPEYVSDTNLYLIVILGSTSFIFLVTIILLIGIKCKQDRNTPEDYNSPGMCYGLDDSKNSFNLRPTLKESLNYTGAGENIRIPDAHHYSVCLSPESAKSDFLFLKPYTPPMYQDEC